One genomic segment of Motacilla alba alba isolate MOTALB_02 chromosome 1A, Motacilla_alba_V1.0_pri, whole genome shotgun sequence includes these proteins:
- the CBX6 gene encoding chromobox protein homolog 6 isoform X2 yields the protein MELSAVGERVFAAESIIKRRIRKGRIEYLVKWKGWAIKYSTWEPEENILDSRLIAAFEQKERERELYGPKKRGPKPKTFLLKPGSSTSSPKLHSSAAVHRLKKDIRRCHRMSRRPLPRPDPQNGGSVGGGAGIRPPVSPFSETVRIINRKVKPREPKRSRIILNLKVIDKGGKPANGAGGLARPKIPSRNRVIGKSKKFSESVLRTQIRHMKFGTFSLYNKPSAAPTPSLEGKGEAEGSQAASCGLIMGSTPYDAPSSSSSGCPSPAPHSSSDPDDSPPKLLPETLSPAIPDWRESEVLDLSIPPESAATSKRSPSGGCSGGQTPSLSLSSSDPEQEAGDWRPEMSPCSNVVVTDVTSNLLTVTIKEFCNAEDFEKVAAGSGGGGSK from the exons ATGGAGCTGTCTGCAGTGGGGGAGCGCGTCTTCGCCGCCGAGTCCATCATCAAGCGCCGTATCCGAAAG GGGCGCATCGAGTACCTGGTGAAATGGAAAGGCTGGGCCATCAA GTACAGCACCTGGGAACCCGAGGAGAACATCCTGGACTCCCGCCTCATCGCCGCCTTCGAGCAGAA GGAACGAGAACGTGAGCTGTACGGGCCCAAGAAGAGAGGACCTAAACCTAAAACTTTTCTGCTGAAG CCTGGTTCCAGTACCTCCTCTCCCAAACTCCACTCCAGCGCCGCGGTGCACCGGCTCAAGAAAGACATCCGGCGATGCCACCGCATGTCCCGGCGTCCCCTGCCCCGTCCAGATCCCCAGAATGGCGGGAGCGTGGGTGGCGGGGCTGGCATTCGTCCTCCTGTCTCGCCCTTCTCGGAGACGGTGCGCATCATCAACCGTAAGGTGAAACCCCGTGAGCCCAAACGCAGCCGCATCATCCTCAACCTCAAAGTCATTGACAAAGGTGGGAAGCCAGCCAATGGGGCCGGGGGCCTGGCTCGGCCCAAGATCCCCTCCCGAAACCGTGTCATTGGCAAGAGCAAAAAGTTCAGCGAGAGCGTCCTCCGCACTCAGATCCGCCACATGAAGTTTGGCACCTTTTCGCTCTACAATAAGCCGTCTGCTGCACCTACCCCCTCTCTGGAGGGCAAGGGGGAGGCCGAAGGCTCCCAGGCAGCCTCCTGTGGGCTCATTATGGGCTCCACCCCCTATGAtgcccccagctccagctcctctggctgcccaTCACCTGCTCCCCACTCCTCCTCCGACCCAGATGATTCCCCTCCAAAGCTGCTCCCTGAAACCCTCAGCCCAGCCATCCCCGACTGGCGCGAGTCAGAGGTCCTCGACCTCTCAATCCCACCTGAGTCGGCTGCCACCAGCAAGCGTTCTCCCTCGGGAGGGTGCAGTGGGGGGCAGACTCCTTCCTTGTCCCTCTCCTCTTCTGACCCGGAGCAGGAGGCTGGCGACTGGCGTCCTGAGATGTCCCCTTGCTCTAACGTGGTGGTCACAGATGTCACCAGCAACCTCCTCACTGTAACCATCAAGGAGTTCTGCAATGCAGAGGATTTTGAGAAGGTGGCGGCAGGTAGTGGTGGAGGAGGCAGCAAGTGA
- the CBX6 gene encoding chromobox protein homolog 6 isoform X1, translating into MELSAVGERVFAAESIIKRRIRKGRIEYLVKWKGWAIKYSTWEPEENILDSRLIAAFEQKERERELYGPKKRGPKPKTFLLKARAQAEALHIGDVHFSVKPGSSTSSPKLHSSAAVHRLKKDIRRCHRMSRRPLPRPDPQNGGSVGGGAGIRPPVSPFSETVRIINRKVKPREPKRSRIILNLKVIDKGGKPANGAGGLARPKIPSRNRVIGKSKKFSESVLRTQIRHMKFGTFSLYNKPSAAPTPSLEGKGEAEGSQAASCGLIMGSTPYDAPSSSSSGCPSPAPHSSSDPDDSPPKLLPETLSPAIPDWRESEVLDLSIPPESAATSKRSPSGGCSGGQTPSLSLSSSDPEQEAGDWRPEMSPCSNVVVTDVTSNLLTVTIKEFCNAEDFEKVAAGSGGGGSK; encoded by the exons ATGGAGCTGTCTGCAGTGGGGGAGCGCGTCTTCGCCGCCGAGTCCATCATCAAGCGCCGTATCCGAAAG GGGCGCATCGAGTACCTGGTGAAATGGAAAGGCTGGGCCATCAA GTACAGCACCTGGGAACCCGAGGAGAACATCCTGGACTCCCGCCTCATCGCCGCCTTCGAGCAGAA GGAACGAGAACGTGAGCTGTACGGGCCCAAGAAGAGAGGACCTAAACCTAAAACTTTTCTGCTGAAG GCTCGGGCCCAAGCGGAGGCCCTCCACATTGGGGATGTACACTTTTCTGTCAAGCCTGGTTCCAGTACCTCCTCTCCCAAACTCCACTCCAGCGCCGCGGTGCACCGGCTCAAGAAAGACATCCGGCGATGCCACCGCATGTCCCGGCGTCCCCTGCCCCGTCCAGATCCCCAGAATGGCGGGAGCGTGGGTGGCGGGGCTGGCATTCGTCCTCCTGTCTCGCCCTTCTCGGAGACGGTGCGCATCATCAACCGTAAGGTGAAACCCCGTGAGCCCAAACGCAGCCGCATCATCCTCAACCTCAAAGTCATTGACAAAGGTGGGAAGCCAGCCAATGGGGCCGGGGGCCTGGCTCGGCCCAAGATCCCCTCCCGAAACCGTGTCATTGGCAAGAGCAAAAAGTTCAGCGAGAGCGTCCTCCGCACTCAGATCCGCCACATGAAGTTTGGCACCTTTTCGCTCTACAATAAGCCGTCTGCTGCACCTACCCCCTCTCTGGAGGGCAAGGGGGAGGCCGAAGGCTCCCAGGCAGCCTCCTGTGGGCTCATTATGGGCTCCACCCCCTATGAtgcccccagctccagctcctctggctgcccaTCACCTGCTCCCCACTCCTCCTCCGACCCAGATGATTCCCCTCCAAAGCTGCTCCCTGAAACCCTCAGCCCAGCCATCCCCGACTGGCGCGAGTCAGAGGTCCTCGACCTCTCAATCCCACCTGAGTCGGCTGCCACCAGCAAGCGTTCTCCCTCGGGAGGGTGCAGTGGGGGGCAGACTCCTTCCTTGTCCCTCTCCTCTTCTGACCCGGAGCAGGAGGCTGGCGACTGGCGTCCTGAGATGTCCCCTTGCTCTAACGTGGTGGTCACAGATGTCACCAGCAACCTCCTCACTGTAACCATCAAGGAGTTCTGCAATGCAGAGGATTTTGAGAAGGTGGCGGCAGGTAGTGGTGGAGGAGGCAGCAAGTGA